The following proteins are co-located in the Symphalangus syndactylus isolate Jambi chromosome 21, NHGRI_mSymSyn1-v2.1_pri, whole genome shotgun sequence genome:
- the ROPN1 gene encoding ropporin-1A isoform X2, with translation MWKVVNLPTDLFNSVMNVGRFTEEIEWLKFLALACSALGVTITRTLKIVCEVLSCDHNGGSPRIPFSTFQFLYTYIAEVDGEISASHVSRMLNYMEQEVIGPDGIITVNDFTQNPMVRLE, from the exons ATGTGGAAAGTGGTGAATCTCCCAACAGATCTGTTTAATAGTGTGATGAATGTGGGTCGCTTCACGGAGGAGATCGAGTGGCTGAAGTTTTTAGCCCTTGCTTGCAGTGCTCTGGGAGTT ACTATTACCAGAACCCTCAAGATAGTGTGTGAGGTCTTATCATGTGACCATAATGGTGGGTCGCCCCGGATCCCGTTCAGCACCTTCCAGTTTCTCTACACGTATATTGCCGAAGTGGATGGGGAGATCTCTGCATCACACGTCAGCAGGATGCTAAACTACATGGAACAGGAAGT AATTGGCCCTGATGGTATAATCACAGTGAATGACTTTACCCAAAACCCCATGGTTCGGCTGGAGTAA